The genomic stretch GGGGAAATGAGGATATTAGCGAATATTTTGAAGAAAAGTGGTCTGAGCTTATAGAGACTTGTGAAGATAGTGATCTAGCCCAGAGAAATAATAACTGTATTTTTTTAAAAGTATCATTAAACGACTGTGATACCATCATCCATCAATGCATAACTGGTGCGATGTGTAGAGATGAAAAAGTATATGAGGGAGACCAAAATCTTACTGAGCGCGAACTTACTACTCTTCTTTTTAAATCTGCAAAACAACAAATTGAAAATGGTAATGAAGTGTATTACTACAACTGGTTTTGACCTAGTATATTAATAAAATAACCCTAACTTTATAATTGTAACACTCTTTCTCATTTTGCTGTGTTACAATGTCATGCTTGCGACCTGTTGCTTTATCGCCGTTGTAACTCCCTTTCTCATTTTGCTGTGTTACAATCTGAGCATTTTCACCGTCAAAACTCTTATAGTTGTAACTCCCTTTCTCATTTTGCTGTGTTACAATAATAAAACGAAAGGGCTTAAGTACGATTTTGTTGTAACTCCCTTTCTCATTTTACTGTGTTACAATAATAAAAAAGAGGGTGAGGCTATCACCTTAGTTGTAACTCCCTTTCTCATTTTACTGTGTTACAATAAACTTTAGATGAGGCAATTAGCCTTGTTGGTTGTAACTCCCTTTCTCATTTTACTGTGTTACAATCTCAATCGTACGAACATTAACCACGCGAACGTTGTAACTCCCTTTCTCATTTTACTGTGTTACAATAGGCAAAACTGCGATAAAGCCTTTTCCGAAGTTGTAACTCCCTTTCTCATTTTACTGTGTTACAATCTGATAAACGGGCACGATAAAGCTCTATTAGTTGTAACTCCCTTTCTCATTTTACTGTGTTACAATTACACGGCATTGTTTTTGTGTACACGCTTGGTTGTAACTCCCTTTCTCATTTTACTGTGTTACAATTTCTAATAGATATTCCGTTTCTGTTTTTGGGTTGTAACTCCCTTTCTCATTTTACTGTGTTACAATTAACAAGCGGGAGAGTGTTTGCCATTGTTGGTTGTAACTCCCTTTCTCATTTTACTGTGTTACAATACCCTTGCAAATAACATATTATTTTCAATGAGTTATAGGCAATTTATTAAATAAAAAATCGCAAAATTTTGGAAATTTCTTCCCGATTTTGCGATTTTTTTTGTAAAAAAACGTCATTACTAAAGATATTTTAGCCTTTCATAAATCATACTTTTACCACTATTTGATGCCTTTTAAAGGATAAAAAATCAGCATTTGATTTATTATTCAGATTAAAAAAGTAGCAGTTGATCGCTAGTTATTTTCTTTTCATTTGGCCGTTTATCACCGACCAAAAGTTGCATCCCTGTATATTGTTTTTCCGTAATCAATAAAACACGCACAGAACCCTCTTTCGGTAATCGCTCTTGAATCCGTTTTAGATGTTTTTCCTGGCTATCCTGGCCTCGCAGAATACGGCTATATACAGAAAATTGCATCATTTGATAATCGTCCTTTTGAAGAAAAATACGAAAACGGTTCGCTGCTTTTCGTTTTGCTCTAGTTGTGACAGGTAAATCGAAGAAAACGAGAAATCGCATAAATGTTATCTCCTTACTCATAACAGTG from Actinobacillus delphinicola encodes the following:
- the cas2 gene encoding CRISPR-associated endonuclease Cas2; this encodes MRFLVFFDLPVTTRAKRKAANRFRIFLQKDDYQMMQFSVYSRILRGQDSQEKHLKRIQERLPKEGSVRVLLITEKQYTGMQLLVGDKRPNEKKITSDQLLLF